The following are encoded in a window of Vespula pensylvanica isolate Volc-1 chromosome 2, ASM1446617v1, whole genome shotgun sequence genomic DNA:
- the LOC122637960 gene encoding aladin isoform X1, with protein sequence MMKILSLNEFLSPMFNQLPTAGVDAYVVRHSDHVEMHDEMHPFYEYLRNYPAVSITSDMLGARECIRAINNGYLFQPIQDSVFKRIISVWREKGFTEALRFAASADSEHVTKVIHWIAVKLTWALDSMEKGIFQREALPTIGSGSIADIVPTRDWNTSIVRCISWHPHCTRLAVATRDDRIRIFSEGISGIPILRHSAQKFVYQLSWSPYAGRVLAAACHIGVLIWTIELGAASNMLSHAVLLKRRNHSPVTSVAWHPQGNILVSCSPNDSNMIVWDVSKEEGVPLKRVGGGGLCFVHWSFCGSRLFSATCRNIFRVWRSGTPTPWYAERWTVPSGRIAAACFGPDLALIFASSDDPVIFSLPLQENIFDTKSSFDEINVAYPLINLAEVTFTSDVNEDSITVGGRIVAMEWDPSGRYLAVLFHKSPLIALILTRISNLGKAVEVKPFCFIQGLSGEVPNCINFYKKYPSTDSIVCLTIAWSSGRIQHFPISNNYVMSDDGWY encoded by the exons ATGATGAAGATATTGTCTTTAAATGAATTCCTATCTCCAATGTTTAATCAACTGCCCACTGCTGGTGTTGATGCATATGTCGTGAGACACAGTGATCACGTAGAAATGCACGATGAGATGCATCCTTTCTATGAATACCTGCGTAATTACCCAGCAGTTTCTATTACTAGTGATATGCTTGGCGCGAGGGAATGTATTCGCGCTATCAACAATGGTTATTTATTCCAACCTATTCAGGATAgcgtttttaaaagaattataagcGTATGGAGAGAAAAAGGCTTTACAGAAGCTTTACGTTTCGCTGCATCTGCCGATTCCGAACACGTAACAAAAGTGATACACTGGATAGCTGTAAA ACTCACGTGGGCTTTAGACTCTATGGAGAAAGGTATTTTTCAAAGGGAAGCTTTACCAACCATTGGATCAGGATCCATTGCTGATATAGTCCCTACGCGTGATTGGAATACCTCGATT gTACGTTGCATTTCATGGCATCCACATTGCACCCGTTTAGCTGTTGCAACCAGAGACGACAGAATACGTATATTTTCAGAAGGTATATCAGGGATACCAATTTTACGACACAGTGCTCAAAAATTCGTTTATCAATTAAGTTGGAGTCCTTATGCCGGAAGAGTATTAGCTGCTGCGTGTCATATAGGTGTTTTAATATGGACGATCGAACTAGGTGCTGCTAGTAATATGTTGAGCCATGCTGTGCTATTAAAGCGAAGAAATCATAGTCCTGTTACTAGTGTAGCATGGCATCCACAG GGTAACATATTGGTGTCCTGTTCACCGAATGATTCCAATATGATCGTATGGGATGTTTCCAAAGAGGAAGGTGTACCACTAAAACGAGTAGGTGGTGGTGGATTATGTTTTGTACATTGGTCTTTTTGCGGAAGTCGTTTATTTTCTGCCACATGTAGAAACATTTTTAG AGTTTGGCGGTCTGGTACTCCAACACCGTGGTATGCAGAAAGATGGACTGTACCATCCGGACGTATAGCTGCTGCTTGTTTTGGACCAGATTTAGCATTGATATTTGCATCGAGCGACGATCctgttattttttcattaccaCTTCAggagaatatttttgatactAAATCGTCATTTGATGAAATCAATGTAGCATACCCTCTAATCAATTTAGCTGAAGTCACTTTCACATCGGATGTAAATGAAGATTCCATTACAGTCGGTGGTCGAATAGTAGCAATGGAATGGGATCCTTCGGGCCGATACCTTGCTGTTCTCTTTCAC AAGAGTCCATTGATCGCTTTAATACTAACGAGAATAAGTAATTTAGGGAAAGCGGTCGAAGTGAAACcattttgtttcattcaaGGTTTGTCCGGAGAAGTACCgaattgtataaatttttataagaaatatccTTCCACGGATTCAATAGTCTGTTTGACTATTGCATGGAGTAGCGGACGTATACAACATTTTCCTATATCCAATAATTACGTTATGAGCGATGACGGTTGGTATTAA
- the LOC122637960 gene encoding aladin isoform X2, whose protein sequence is MERKRLYRSFTFRCICRFRTRNKSDTLDSCKVWTLTWALDSMEKGIFQREALPTIGSGSIADIVPTRDWNTSIVRCISWHPHCTRLAVATRDDRIRIFSEGISGIPILRHSAQKFVYQLSWSPYAGRVLAAACHIGVLIWTIELGAASNMLSHAVLLKRRNHSPVTSVAWHPQGNILVSCSPNDSNMIVWDVSKEEGVPLKRVGGGGLCFVHWSFCGSRLFSATCRNIFRVWRSGTPTPWYAERWTVPSGRIAAACFGPDLALIFASSDDPVIFSLPLQENIFDTKSSFDEINVAYPLINLAEVTFTSDVNEDSITVGGRIVAMEWDPSGRYLAVLFHKSPLIALILTRISNLGKAVEVKPFCFIQGLSGEVPNCINFYKKYPSTDSIVCLTIAWSSGRIQHFPISNNYVMSDDGWY, encoded by the exons ATGGAGAGAAAAAGGCTTTACAGAAGCTTTACGTTTCGCTGCATCTGCCGATTCCGAACACGTAACAAAAGTGATACACTGGATAGCTGTAAAGTATGGac ACTCACGTGGGCTTTAGACTCTATGGAGAAAGGTATTTTTCAAAGGGAAGCTTTACCAACCATTGGATCAGGATCCATTGCTGATATAGTCCCTACGCGTGATTGGAATACCTCGATT gTACGTTGCATTTCATGGCATCCACATTGCACCCGTTTAGCTGTTGCAACCAGAGACGACAGAATACGTATATTTTCAGAAGGTATATCAGGGATACCAATTTTACGACACAGTGCTCAAAAATTCGTTTATCAATTAAGTTGGAGTCCTTATGCCGGAAGAGTATTAGCTGCTGCGTGTCATATAGGTGTTTTAATATGGACGATCGAACTAGGTGCTGCTAGTAATATGTTGAGCCATGCTGTGCTATTAAAGCGAAGAAATCATAGTCCTGTTACTAGTGTAGCATGGCATCCACAG GGTAACATATTGGTGTCCTGTTCACCGAATGATTCCAATATGATCGTATGGGATGTTTCCAAAGAGGAAGGTGTACCACTAAAACGAGTAGGTGGTGGTGGATTATGTTTTGTACATTGGTCTTTTTGCGGAAGTCGTTTATTTTCTGCCACATGTAGAAACATTTTTAG AGTTTGGCGGTCTGGTACTCCAACACCGTGGTATGCAGAAAGATGGACTGTACCATCCGGACGTATAGCTGCTGCTTGTTTTGGACCAGATTTAGCATTGATATTTGCATCGAGCGACGATCctgttattttttcattaccaCTTCAggagaatatttttgatactAAATCGTCATTTGATGAAATCAATGTAGCATACCCTCTAATCAATTTAGCTGAAGTCACTTTCACATCGGATGTAAATGAAGATTCCATTACAGTCGGTGGTCGAATAGTAGCAATGGAATGGGATCCTTCGGGCCGATACCTTGCTGTTCTCTTTCAC AAGAGTCCATTGATCGCTTTAATACTAACGAGAATAAGTAATTTAGGGAAAGCGGTCGAAGTGAAACcattttgtttcattcaaGGTTTGTCCGGAGAAGTACCgaattgtataaatttttataagaaatatccTTCCACGGATTCAATAGTCTGTTTGACTATTGCATGGAGTAGCGGACGTATACAACATTTTCCTATATCCAATAATTACGTTATGAGCGATGACGGTTGGTATTAA
- the LOC122637799 gene encoding asparagine-rich zinc finger protein AZF1-like has product MHLEDYLVVDKNGENVRQRVYSTNGIDQEEYLLDSSSRLISTMNVVGSTRESCWTNHHSSQVDNIGSSSPFLSTSSNSCKKNDWEELSVAIQYPDQRPETLSNNCNEVNNWNNEITRNGDYYDDKTNGRQRLPSVGTAFSFSRAFVYPDYQGYQDYQETTNLVTSISSQNEEFQELGSAMQIATNEFDLSLIRGDPTSLLANVDSSSSSASTYLEELQDPFQNVDGLCYAVGHLVSSQSNTQLSSVNFHQENVVKDNLGNQVVLPQNEGLLLADQRVPRSDVTAKNEVCDRSYDRATVEDNNFMSTYQCRWIDCGSAFTEQESLVRHIERRHVESSSSNAHGHGRRVQRDRDKEKERDGDSSFLGQTSGPTTGQDEFACLWQGCPRARPFNARYKLLIHMRVHSGEKPNKCPFAGCKKAFSRLENLKIHQRSHTGEKPYACQHRGCTKAFSNSSDRAKHQRTHYDTKPYACQVSGCGKRYTDPSSLRKHAKNHAEPTTSLMALPTTTLDNKMSIGYNNSSNVITEHRKDTTNTLHQIRQANSPLSTNYRSLKNLESCREDDIDFLYTNLYESERIPSVSFDNNHQEYVPIEYMKRFLIEDINNSQNDCNTGYGTNDDVPDFQELGSDIEQEFLELSNLNDAVFIDV; this is encoded by the exons ATGCACCTCGAGGATTACCTCGTTGTCGACAAGAACGGGGAAAACGTAAGGCAACGTGTTTATTCAACAAACGGGATCGATCAAGAAGAATATCTTCTTGATTCATCGTCTCGTTTGATATCCACAATGAACGTCGTTGGAAGTACACGAGAATCTTGTTGGACTAATCATCATTCCTCGCAAGTGGATAATATTGGATCATCCTCGCCATTTTTATCAACTTCATCCAATTCttgtaagaaaaatgattgGGAAGAACTCTCGGTTGCTATACAATATCCCGATCAACGGCCTGAAACATTAAGCAATAATTGCAATGAAGTAAACAATTGGAATAACGAAATTACGAGAAATGGTGATTATTACGATGACAAAACTAATGGACGGCAAAGATTGCCTTCGGTAGGAACAGCATTCTCATTTTCACGAGCTTTCGTATATCCCGATTATCAAGGGTATCAGGATTATCAAGAGACCACAAATTTAGTAACATCGATTAGTTCGCAAAACGAAGAATTTCAGGAACTTGGTAGCGCCATGCAAATAGCTACCAATGAATTTGATTTGAGTTTGATTAGAGGCGATCCTACTTCTTTGCTTGCTAATGTTgattcttcctcgtcttcggCGTCAACGTATTTGGAAGAGTTGCAGGATCCGTTTCAAAACGTTGATGGTCTATGTTATGCCGTTGGTCATTTGGTATCTTCACAATCGAATACACAATTGTCCTCGGTGAATTTTCATCAGGAAAATGTGGTTAAAGATAATCTTGGCAATCAAGTGGTTTTACCTCAAAACGAAGGATTACTTCTTGCCGATCAACGTGTTCCAAGATCTGACGTAACAGCGAAGAACGAAGTTTGCGATAGATCCTATG ATCGTGCCACGgtagaagataataatttcatgtCGACGTATCAATGTCGATGGATAGATTGCGGAAGTGCTTTTACGGAACAAGAAAGTCTCGTAAGACATATTGAGAGGCGGCACGTAGAGTCTTCCTCTTCTAACGCGCATGGACATGGACGACGCgtacagagagacagagataaggaaaaggagagagacgGGGATAGTTCTTTCTTAGGACAAACGAGTGGTCCAACGACAGGACAAGACGAATTTGCTTGTCTTTGGCAAGGTTGTCCTCGTGCTAGACCATTTAATGCTAGATACAAATTACTCATACATATGCGAGTACATAGCGGTGAGAAGCCAAATAAATGCCCT TTCGCTGGTTGTAAAAAGGCATTTTCCCGGCTTGAAAATTTGAAGATTCATCAGAGATCGCATACCGGAGAGAAACCTTACGCCTGTCAACATCGTGGCTGCACTAAAGCTTTCAGCAATAGTAGCGATCGAGCTAAACACCAGAGGACTCATTATGATACG AAACCTTACGCTTGTCAAGTAAGCGGCTGTGGTAAACGTTACACGGATCCATCAAGCTTAAGAAAACATGCAAAAAATCATGCGGAACCAACCACGTCGTTAATGGCATTACCAACAACTACtttagataataaaatgtcTATCGGTTATAATAATTCGTCGAACGTAATAACGGAACATCGTAAAGATACAACAAATACGTTACATCAGATTAGACAGGCGAACAGTCCGCTCTCTACAAATTAtagatcattaaaaaatttggaatCTTGTAGAGAAGAtgatattgattttctttatactAATTTATACGAAAGTGAAAGGATCCCTTCCGTTTCGTTTGATAATAATCATCAAGAATATGTACCGATAGAATACATGAAACGTTTTCTTATCGAAGACATAAATAATTCTCAAAACGATTGTAATACTG gATATGGCACGAACGACGATGTTCCTGATTTCCAAGAACTCGGTTCTGACATCGAACAAGAGTTTCTTGAGTTAAGTAATCTCAACGATGCTGTTTTCATCGATGTTTAA
- the LOC122637800 gene encoding gamma-interferon-inducible lysosomal thiol reductase-like encodes MRCYLFSPRYLLAIAAFITFSNDVILVSGDELVDNYTVVNVNVYYESLCGDSIRWVKDQLVPNYASLKKHLKITLIPYGKATQTRNAETGRWHFSCQHGSSECLGNKAQACGIHAIESDYQKNEQQDQIVYLIGCTMSDQYPPSAVETCAKDYLKEETQKRISECINSSLADDLLAANGDKTWALKPQLSFVPTIILNGVRTAEIQKSALNNFKTLICSYLTKDEQRSICPTL; translated from the exons ATGCGGTGCTACCTGTTCAGTCCGAGATATTTGCTGGCTATCGCCgcatttattactttttccaaTGACGTCATATtg gTATCCGGTGATGAATTGGTAGATAACTACACAGTTGTAAATGTTAATGTTTACTACGAATCACTATGTGGCGATAGTATAAGATGGGTAAAAGATCAACTCGTACCCAACTACGCGTCCTTGAAGAAACATCTCAAGATCACTTTGATTCCGTACGGTAAAGCAACG CAAACACGTAATGCCGAAACCGGTCGATGGCATTTTTCGTGTCAACACGGATCTTCCGAATGCCTTGGTAATAAAGCACAAGCCTGTGGTATTCATGCTATAGAATCtgattatcaaaaaaatgaGCAACAAGATCAAATAGTTTATCTAATCGGTTGTACTATGAGCGATCAATATCCACCAAGTGCTGTTGAAACT TGTGCAAAAGActatttgaaagaagaaacacaAAAGCGTATATCAGAATGCATCAACAGTTCTTTAGCAGATGATTTGCTCGCTGCTAACGGTGATAAAACATGGGCTCTAAAACCACAACTTTCCTTCGTACcaacaataattttaaacgGA gTTCGTACAGCAGAAATTCAAAAATCCgcattaaacaattttaaaacattaatttgTTCCTATTTGACAAAAGATGAACAACGTTCGATTTGTCCAACGttgtaa